A stretch of DNA from Streptomyces xanthii:
GACCGGTTCCTGCTCCGGGTCACCCAGCCGCTGCCCAAGGTGTGGGCGGATCCCGACAAGGTCGACCAGGTGCTCAGCAATCTCCTGGAAAACGCGGTGCGCCACGGCGAGGGAACCGTCACCATTGACGTCGAGCCCACCGACCCGGTCGGAGCGTCGGTCACCGTGAGCGACGAAGGGCCCGGCATCCCGGAGGAGTCCATGAACCGCGTCTTCACCCGCTTCTGGCGGGGCAGCAAGCGCGGCGGCACGGGGCTCGGCCTGTACATCGTGAAGGGCATCGTCGAAGCCCACGGGGGTTCGATCACGGTCGGGCGCGCGCCCGGCGGCGGCGCCCGGTTCCGATTTATGCTGCCCGTGGCCACGCCGGCGTATCTCAACGCCTGAGCAGACCGGCCCCACGGGCGCAGTCACCCACCTCACCCCCGCTAGACTCGTCCTTTGGCACATTGCGTCTCCAGATCAGAGACGGTTCGTCCCAAAGACAGGGACGCGTCGCAGACGGGGCCATCCGCCAGCCAATCGGAAGCACGGGAAGAGATGTCGGCACCGAACAAGTCGTACGACCCTGTCGAGGTCGAGGCACTGAAACCGGAAGAGATCGAGCGCGTGCGGGACGAGGCGCTCGCCGCCTTCGCCGCCGCGGACTCGCTCGAGGCGCTTCAGGAGGCCAAGGTCGCGCACGCGGGCGGCACCTCGCCGCTGTCGCTCGCCAACCGCGAGATCGGCGCGCTGCCGCCGCAGGCCAAGGCCGCGGCCGGAAAGCTCGTCGGGCAGGCCCGCGCCGCCGTCGGCCGGGGCCTCGCCGCCCGCCAGGCCGAGCTGGAGGCCGAGCGCGACGCGCGCGTCCTGGTCGAGGAGGCCGTGGACGTCACGCTGCCCTACGACCGCGTGCCCGAGGGCGCCCGGCACCCGCTCACCACCATGATGGAGCGCGTCGCCGACGTGTTCGTGTCCATGGGGTACGAGATCGCGGAGGGCCCCGAGGTCGAGGCGGAGTGGTTCAACTTCGACGCCCTGAACTTCACGCCCGACCACCCGGCCCGGCAGATGCAGGACACGTTCTTCGTCGCCGGCCCCGAGGGCCGCGCGAAGACGGTCGGCGACGAGTCCGGTGTCGTGCTGCGCACCCACACCTCGCCCGTCCAGGCCCGCACGCTGCTCGACCGCGAGCCGCCCGTGTACGTGGTCTGCCCCGGCCGGGTCTTCCGCACCGACGAGCTGGACGCCACGCACACCCCGGTCTTCCACCAGATCGAGCTGCTCGCCGTGGACGAGGGCCTCACCATGGCCGACCTGAAGGGCACCCTGGACCACATGGTCCAGGCGCTGTTCGGCGCCGACATGAAGACCCGGCTGCGCCCCAACTACTTCCCGTTCACCGAGCCGTCCGCCGAGATGGACATGGTCTGCTACGTGTGCCGCGGCGCGTCCGTCGGCAACCCGGACCGTCCGTGCCGCACCTGCGGCAGCGAGGGCTGGATCGAGCTGGGCGGCTGCGGCATGGTCAACCCGCGGGTCCTCGTGGCCTGCGGCGTCGACCCCGAGAAGTACAGCGGCTTCGCCTTCGGGTTCGGCATCGAGCGGATGCTGATGTTCCGCCACAACGTGGAAGACATGCGAGACATGGTCGAGGGTGACGTCCGGTTCACCCGGCCGTTCGGGATGGAGATCTGATGCGGGTCCCGCTTTCTTGGCTGCGGGAGTACGTCGACCTGCCGGCCACCGAGACCGGTCGCGACGTACAGGAGAAGCTGGTCCAGGTCGGCCTCGAGGTCGAGACCGTGGAGCAGCTCGGCGCGGACATCAAGGGCCCCCTCGTGGTGGGCCAGGTGCTGACCATCGAGGAGCTCGAGGGCTTCAAGAAGCCGATCCGATTCTGCACCGTCGACGTCGGCCAGGCCAACGGCACCGGTGAGCCCCAGGAGATCGTCTGCGGCGCCCGGAACTTCCAGGCCGGCGACAAGGTCGTCGTCGTGCTGCCCGGCGCCGAGCTGCCCGGCGGCTTCGCGATCGCCGCGCGCAAGACGTACGGCAGGACCTCGTACGGCATGATCTGCTCCACCGACGAGCTGGGCATGGGCGACGACGGCACGCACGGCATCATCGTGCTGCCGCCGGAGACCGAGGTCGGCCGCGACGCCATCGAGCTGCTCCAGCTCGTCGACGAGGTCCTCGACATCGCCGTCACCCCGGACCGCGGCTACTGCCTGTCCCTGCGCGGCATCGCCCGCGAGACCGCCATCGCGTACGGGCTCCCGCTGCGCGACCCGGCGCTCCTTGACGTCCCCGCGCCCAACGCGCAGGGCTACCCGGTCCAGGTCTCCGACCCGATCGGCTGCGACCGCTTCACCGCGCGCACCGTCACCGGTCTGAGCCCCGAGGCCCGCTCGCCGATCTGGCTGCAGCGCCGCCTGCAGAAGGCCGGCATGCGCCCGATCTCGCTCGCCGTCGACGTCACGAACTACGTGATGCTCGAGCTCGGCCAGCCGCTGCACGCCTACGACCGTTCCCTCGTCCAGGGCACGATCGGGGTGCGCCGCGCCACGCAGGGCGAGAAGCTCACCACGCTCGACGGCGTCAAGCGCGTCCTCGACGCCGAGGACCTGGTCATCACGGACGAGCGCGGCCCCATCGGCCTCGCCGGCGTGATGGGCGGCGCCAACACAGAGATCGCCGACCACTCCGAGGACGCCGGCACCACCGACGTCGTCATCGAGGCCGCGCACTTCGACGCGATCACCATCGCCCGCACCGCGCGCCGTCACAAGCTGACCTCCGAGGCCTCCAAGCGCTACGAGCGCGGCGTCGACCCGATGGCCGCCTCCGCGGCCGCCCAGCGCGTCGTCGACCTGCTGGTGCTGCTCGCCGGCGGCACCGCCGAGGAGGGCGTCACCGAGGTCATCGCCCCGGGTGCCCCGCGCACCATCTCGATCCCCGCCGACCACCCGGACAAGGTCGCGGGCGTCGCCTACGGCCGCGAGACCGTCGTGCGCCGCCTCCAGCAGGTCGGCTGCGACGTCTACGGGCAGGACGAGCTGGTCGTCACGGTTCCGTCCTGGCGCCCCGACCTGACCGACCCGAACGACCTGGCCGAAGAGGTCATCCGGCTCGAGGGCTACGAGAACCTGCCCTCGACCCTGCCGAAGCCCCCCGCGGGCCGCGGCCTGACCGAGCGCCAGCGGCTGCACCGCCGCGTCGGCCGCGCCCTGGCCGGCGCCGGCTACGTGGAGGCGCTGAACTACCCGTTCATCGGCGCCGCCGCCCTCGACGCCCTCGGCATCGAGGGGGACGACGCCCGCCGCGTCACCGTCGACCTGGTCAACCCGCTGTCCGACGAGGAGCCCTCGCTCCGTACGACGCTGCTGCCGGGCCTGCTCGGCGCGCTGCGCCGCAACGACGGGCGCGGCAGCCACGACCTGGCGCTCTTCGAGACGGGCCTGGTGTTCCGGCCGACCGGCCAGGAGCACAAGGCGGTCCGGCTGCCCGTCGACCGCCGGCCCACCGACGAGGAGATCGCCGAGCTGACCACGGCGCTGCCGCGTCAGCCGCGCCGCGCCGCCGTCGTCCTCGCGGGCGCCCGCGAGCAGGCCGGCTGGTGGGGCAAGGGCTACCCGGCCACCTGGGCCGACGCCGTCGAGTCCGCCCGGATCGTCGCCCGCGAGGCCGACGTCGAGCTGACCGTCCGCGCCGACCAGCACGCGCCGTGGCACCCGGGCCGCTGCGCCGCGCTGTACGCGACGGTGGACGGCACGGAGACGCTCGTCGGCCACGCCGGTGAGCTGCACCCGCGCGTCGTCAAGGCGCTGCACCTGCCCGAGCGCACCTGCGCGATGGAGATCGAGCTCGACCTCGTCGAGCAGGCCTCCACCGGCGCGCTCCAGGCCCCGCGGATCTCCACGTTCCCCGTGGCCACGCAGGACGTCGCGCTCGTCGTCGGCAAGGACGTGCCGGCCGCGGTCGTCGAGGACGCCTTGCGCACCGGCGCCGGGGAACTGCTCGAGGCGGTCCGCCTGTTCGACGTGTACGAGAACGCGGAGCAGCTCGGCGAGGACAAGAAGTCCCTCGCCTACGCCCTGCGCTTCCGTGCCGCCGACCGGACGCTGACGGTCGAGGAGGCCAGCGCCGCGCGTGACGCGGCGGTCGCCCACGCGGCCGAGAGCACGGGCGCGGTGCTGCGCGGCGCCTGACGCCGCGGCAGGACAGGACAGAACGAAGGGGCGCATCCGGATCACCGGATGCGCCCCTTCTCTGTGGGACCACCTTCCGTGGACCTGAGGCCGGCCGCAGGATCGGCGCCGTCCGCCCGCCGCAGGAGTTGTCGGGCAGGCGAGCGGACGGACGGCGCAAGCGCGGGCCGTCGTCTGTACGAGGGGGAGCCGACGACCCGGCCGGCCTCTCTTTCGAGGCAGTTCAGTCAAGCGGGCGGATACCGGGAGCAACAGAGTGCACACCGGCTGGAGTTGGGTATTCCGATCACACCCCGTGTGAAGGCGGTTGCCCTAGGCTGACGTCACCGAGCCAACGGAGGGCCTCCATGCAGCCCAACACCCTGCTCGACGCGATCCTCGACGAGGCCGGGATCTCCCATGCCGGCCTGGCCGCCCATGTGAACCAGGCGGGGAAGGCCCGCGGACTCGCGCTGCGCTACGAACACACGGCCGTCGCCCGCTGGTTGAAGGGCCAGCGCCCGCGCGGCCAGGTCCCCGATCTCATCTGCGAGGTCCTCGCGGGACGTCTCCAGCGGCACGTCACGCTGGACGACATCGGCCTCGGCATCCCCGGTGAGCCCGCCTCGGCGCACGGGTCGAGCCTGTCCGGCTTCGTGGAGCGGGCCACCGCCCTGTGGCGCTCCGACGAGCAGCAGCGCCGGCACGTCCTCGACGCCCCGGCCGTCACGGGGACCCCGGCCGTGATGCCGGTCTGGGAGTGGGAGAACCCGCCGGAGGACAACGACGTGTCCCGCGGCGGCCGGCACCCGGTCAGCCAGGCCGACATCGACATGATGCGCTCGGCGCGCACCCACTACGAGCAGATGTACCGCAAGGCGGGCGGCATCGCGACCCGCACGCGCATCGTCGGCTTCCTCAACACGGAGGCGGCGCCGCTGCTGCGCGGCCGCTACACCGACGCGACGGGCCGTCAGCTGCACCGGGCCACCGGCGGGCTCGTCGCCATCGCCGGGATCTGCGCCTACGACTCGGACGCGCACGGGCTCGCCCAGCGCTACTTCCACCAGGCGCTGCGGCTCGCGAAGGCCAGCGGGGACCGCGGGCTCGGCGCGTACGTGATAGCGCTGCTCGTCAATCAGGCGCTGCACATGCGCGAGCACCGCCAGGCCGTCGCGTTCGCGGAGGCCGCGCTGCGGGCCGCCGGGCGGCACATCACCCCGGCGCTCGCCTCGGACCTGTACGCGATGCAGGCCAAGGCGTACGCGCACATCGGCGACGGCACGAGCGCCCTGGAGTGCATCCGGCGTGCCGAGTCCGCCGCCGACCGCATCCGGCGGGGCCACGAACCGGACGAGACGGGCTACGTGCAGCCCGGGTTCGTCAACGTCCAGGTCGCCGAGGCGCTGCTCCGCCTCGGGGACTGTGCGGGGGCCAAGGAGCACGCGCAGGAGGCCGTCCACACCCCGGCGCACGACCGCGGCCGGGTGCACCGGCTCGCGGTGCTCAGCCAGATCCAGCTGCGTCAGGGCAACGCGGAACAGGCCGTGGCCACCGCGGTCGAAATGGCCGAGCGGGCCCGCGGGATGGAGTCGCAGAGGCTGCGCGACAGACTCCGGGCGGTCCGCGAGCACCTGGTGCGCAGCGGATGCGCCGGTACGGCCGAGGCGGCCGAGCTCATCGACGGAGCGCTGCGCGTGCCGCTCTGAGCCCCCTCTGATTCCTTCTGGTCCCTTTCGAGAGGCGCTCGTTCACGCCCCTGCTGCGATATTGCCATCAACTCGGCGGAAGGTGGCAGAACCGTGCAGTGGACGAAACAGAACGAACAAACTGTGTACGAAAACAGGTGGTTCAGCGTCAATCTGGCAGATGTCGAACTCCCTGACGGTCAGCACCTCGACCACTTCCTCATCCGGCTGCGCCCCGTGGC
This window harbors:
- the pheT gene encoding phenylalanine--tRNA ligase subunit beta, giving the protein MRVPLSWLREYVDLPATETGRDVQEKLVQVGLEVETVEQLGADIKGPLVVGQVLTIEELEGFKKPIRFCTVDVGQANGTGEPQEIVCGARNFQAGDKVVVVLPGAELPGGFAIAARKTYGRTSYGMICSTDELGMGDDGTHGIIVLPPETEVGRDAIELLQLVDEVLDIAVTPDRGYCLSLRGIARETAIAYGLPLRDPALLDVPAPNAQGYPVQVSDPIGCDRFTARTVTGLSPEARSPIWLQRRLQKAGMRPISLAVDVTNYVMLELGQPLHAYDRSLVQGTIGVRRATQGEKLTTLDGVKRVLDAEDLVITDERGPIGLAGVMGGANTEIADHSEDAGTTDVVIEAAHFDAITIARTARRHKLTSEASKRYERGVDPMAASAAAQRVVDLLVLLAGGTAEEGVTEVIAPGAPRTISIPADHPDKVAGVAYGRETVVRRLQQVGCDVYGQDELVVTVPSWRPDLTDPNDLAEEVIRLEGYENLPSTLPKPPAGRGLTERQRLHRRVGRALAGAGYVEALNYPFIGAAALDALGIEGDDARRVTVDLVNPLSDEEPSLRTTLLPGLLGALRRNDGRGSHDLALFETGLVFRPTGQEHKAVRLPVDRRPTDEEIAELTTALPRQPRRAAVVLAGAREQAGWWGKGYPATWADAVESARIVAREADVELTVRADQHAPWHPGRCAALYATVDGTETLVGHAGELHPRVVKALHLPERTCAMEIELDLVEQASTGALQAPRISTFPVATQDVALVVGKDVPAAVVEDALRTGAGELLEAVRLFDVYENAEQLGEDKKSLAYALRFRAADRTLTVEEASAARDAAVAHAAESTGAVLRGA
- the pheS gene encoding phenylalanine--tRNA ligase subunit alpha — translated: MSAPNKSYDPVEVEALKPEEIERVRDEALAAFAAADSLEALQEAKVAHAGGTSPLSLANREIGALPPQAKAAAGKLVGQARAAVGRGLAARQAELEAERDARVLVEEAVDVTLPYDRVPEGARHPLTTMMERVADVFVSMGYEIAEGPEVEAEWFNFDALNFTPDHPARQMQDTFFVAGPEGRAKTVGDESGVVLRTHTSPVQARTLLDREPPVYVVCPGRVFRTDELDATHTPVFHQIELLAVDEGLTMADLKGTLDHMVQALFGADMKTRLRPNYFPFTEPSAEMDMVCYVCRGASVGNPDRPCRTCGSEGWIELGGCGMVNPRVLVACGVDPEKYSGFAFGFGIERMLMFRHNVEDMRDMVEGDVRFTRPFGMEI
- a CDS encoding transcriptional regulator is translated as MQPNTLLDAILDEAGISHAGLAAHVNQAGKARGLALRYEHTAVARWLKGQRPRGQVPDLICEVLAGRLQRHVTLDDIGLGIPGEPASAHGSSLSGFVERATALWRSDEQQRRHVLDAPAVTGTPAVMPVWEWENPPEDNDVSRGGRHPVSQADIDMMRSARTHYEQMYRKAGGIATRTRIVGFLNTEAAPLLRGRYTDATGRQLHRATGGLVAIAGICAYDSDAHGLAQRYFHQALRLAKASGDRGLGAYVIALLVNQALHMREHRQAVAFAEAALRAAGRHITPALASDLYAMQAKAYAHIGDGTSALECIRRAESAADRIRRGHEPDETGYVQPGFVNVQVAEALLRLGDCAGAKEHAQEAVHTPAHDRGRVHRLAVLSQIQLRQGNAEQAVATAVEMAERARGMESQRLRDRLRAVREHLVRSGCAGTAEAAELIDGALRVPL